From a single Mesorhizobium shangrilense genomic region:
- a CDS encoding IclR family transcriptional regulator, giving the protein MSTVAKAISLLEMLGQGEPEIALADLAKRTGFDKATARRLLISLIEHDLVEQDEGTRLYRLGAGVARLAMMREAQFPFLRTAIPMVEALATETGETVHLSEYSKRGLISVHVIESSKANRVSVPLGELLPMHATASGIAFLAFTEDRIRNAILGGPFPAFTPFTVSSAMALAEHVAAARARGYSIGSQGYEEGVLSVAAPILGADDLAMGTIAIAAPRARIHKGDIERHGASVMATARTISEQLVGRRGLPTRKRAS; this is encoded by the coding sequence ATGAGCACGGTGGCCAAGGCCATTTCGCTGCTGGAAATGCTCGGCCAGGGCGAGCCCGAGATCGCGCTTGCCGATCTCGCCAAGCGCACCGGATTCGACAAGGCGACGGCGCGCCGCCTGCTGATCTCGCTCATCGAACACGATCTGGTGGAGCAGGATGAAGGCACCCGCCTCTACAGGCTGGGCGCCGGCGTCGCCCGGCTGGCCATGATGCGCGAAGCGCAGTTCCCGTTCTTGCGAACGGCTATACCGATGGTCGAGGCATTGGCCACGGAGACCGGCGAAACGGTGCACCTGTCCGAATATTCGAAGCGCGGCCTCATCTCCGTCCATGTCATCGAATCGAGCAAGGCCAACCGCGTCAGCGTTCCGCTCGGCGAATTGCTGCCGATGCATGCAACGGCTTCCGGCATCGCGTTCCTGGCCTTCACCGAGGATCGTATCCGCAACGCCATTCTCGGCGGGCCGTTTCCGGCCTTCACGCCTTTCACCGTTTCGAGCGCGATGGCGCTTGCCGAACATGTCGCCGCGGCACGCGCTCGCGGTTATTCGATCGGCTCGCAGGGCTACGAGGAAGGTGTGCTGAGCGTCGCCGCACCGATCCTGGGCGCCGATGATCTGGCCATGGGCACCATTGCGATCGCCGCGCCGCGCGCCCGGATTCACAAGGGCGACATCGAACGCCATGGCGCGAGCGTCATGGCGACAGCGCGCACCATCAGCGAGCAGCTTGTCGGCCGGCGCGGCCTGCCGACCCGCAAGCGCGCTTCGTGA
- a CDS encoding IclR family transcriptional regulator yields the protein MSTVGKAISLLELFTLAEPEIGLSDLARKAGLDKATARRLLMSLAGHRLIEQEPASRRYRLGAGLSRLARIRDAHFPFVRVAAPIVRKLSVETGETVHLSEFSAGALLTVHVELSAKANRVNVDVGQVLPLHGTASGIAFLGSSRPETVEAYLEKPLEAFTTHTVTTRGRLMEAIRLAASRGYSRNAQGYEDGVHSIAAPILGADGYPLGTLAVASPVSRVDDAIAASQGQAAASAARVISARLNGEP from the coding sequence ATGAGCACAGTCGGCAAGGCGATTTCATTGCTGGAGCTGTTCACGCTGGCGGAACCGGAAATCGGCCTCTCCGATCTTGCCCGCAAGGCCGGTCTCGACAAGGCCACGGCCAGGCGGCTGCTCATGTCGCTCGCCGGCCATCGTCTCATCGAGCAGGAGCCGGCAAGCCGCCGCTACCGCCTCGGCGCCGGCCTGTCGCGGCTTGCCCGAATCCGCGACGCGCACTTTCCCTTTGTCCGCGTCGCCGCGCCGATCGTGCGGAAGCTTTCCGTCGAGACCGGCGAAACCGTGCACCTGTCGGAATTCAGCGCCGGCGCTCTGCTGACGGTGCATGTCGAGCTTTCCGCAAAGGCCAACCGCGTCAATGTCGATGTCGGGCAGGTGCTGCCGCTGCACGGCACGGCGTCCGGCATCGCCTTCCTCGGCTCCTCGCGCCCTGAGACGGTTGAGGCCTATCTCGAAAAGCCACTGGAGGCGTTCACCACGCATACGGTCACGACGCGTGGCAGACTTATGGAGGCGATACGCCTTGCGGCATCGCGCGGTTATTCGCGCAACGCCCAGGGCTATGAGGACGGCGTGCACAGCATCGCCGCGCCCATCCTTGGCGCGGATGGCTATCCGCTTGGAACGCTGGCGGTGGCCTCGCCGGTTTCACGCGTCGACGACGCGATTGCGGCCAGCCAGGGTCAGGCAGCCGCAAGCGCGGCGCGAGTGATTTCCGCGAGGCTCAACGGGGAGCCGTGA
- a CDS encoding SDR family oxidoreductase gives MAQPFDLTGKVALVTGGGRGIGAAIVTRFAEAGASVVIANRTVDVAQALATELSGRKFGARAVPLDGLDRATLHGLVDEIVRQEGRLDIVVHNAGGCPWASIDELDEDKLEEALSLNLKACFWLAQAAAPVMRRNGFGRILVTSSVSARVAMAGGTHYSAAKAGVNAFIRGAAFEFARDGITVNGVEPGFIAKPGRGKMSAPEIAGRLARHIPVGHLGEADDIAFAMLYLASEQAGYMTGQTMIVDGGSTLPETGFAVERHWGLG, from the coding sequence ATGGCGCAGCCGTTCGACCTCACGGGCAAGGTGGCGCTGGTGACCGGCGGCGGACGCGGCATCGGTGCCGCGATCGTCACCCGCTTCGCCGAGGCCGGTGCGTCCGTCGTAATAGCCAACCGCACTGTCGATGTCGCGCAGGCGCTGGCAACTGAGCTATCCGGCCGCAAGTTCGGCGCGCGCGCCGTTCCGCTCGACGGTCTCGACCGCGCTACGCTGCATGGGCTGGTCGACGAGATCGTACGACAGGAAGGCAGGCTCGACATCGTCGTGCACAATGCGGGCGGCTGCCCCTGGGCCTCGATCGACGAGCTGGATGAGGACAAGCTTGAAGAGGCACTGTCGCTCAACCTGAAGGCCTGCTTCTGGCTGGCGCAAGCGGCGGCTCCGGTCATGCGCCGGAACGGCTTTGGCCGCATCCTCGTCACCTCTTCCGTGTCGGCCCGCGTGGCCATGGCGGGCGGCACCCACTATTCGGCGGCCAAGGCGGGCGTCAACGCCTTCATCCGGGGGGCCGCCTTCGAATTCGCGCGCGACGGCATCACCGTCAACGGCGTCGAGCCGGGTTTCATCGCCAAGCCCGGTCGCGGCAAGATGAGCGCGCCCGAAATAGCCGGCCGGCTCGCCCGCCATATCCCCGTCGGTCATCTCGGCGAAGCCGACGACATCGCCTTCGCCATGCTCTACCTCGCTTCGGAACAGGCTGGATACATGACCGGGCAGACGATGATCGTCGATGGCGGTTCGACCTTGCCGGAGACCGGCTTCGCGGTCGAGCGGCACTGGGGGCTGGGATGA
- a CDS encoding NAD(P)/FAD-dependent oxidoreductase has product MADPSSLSLWHAVSRDRRERPSLAGALDVDLAIVGGGFSGLSTALHTAEKGLSVAVLEAEIIAWGATGRNAGFVVPNFAKMDPVNVTAQLGPERGERLIDFAAGSADLVFDLIERHGIACDALQNGWIQPAHSPEALEKVKSRADQWARRGRPAVALNASEVQALTGARGYAGGWMDRSGGVLNPVEYAVGLADAAEKAGARIFEHSRVMSIDRAADGWRLKTAGGSVRAGKVLIATNAYGGPLDPTLSRTYFPLKVFQIATAPLPRAIRSRLLPGGQGVGDTRRNLFTFRFDSANRLISGGMHVFGAGADARVPQTIWRRLGRHLDLPDLPPLEYSWSGMAAVEPDFLPRLVDLGPGLIAGFACNGRGIAMTTAMGKVLADWADGANASDLPLPFAPPSPIPFHGLIQHAPNMLLPWSMLRDRLDAA; this is encoded by the coding sequence ATGGCCGACCCATCCAGCCTGTCGCTCTGGCATGCCGTCAGCCGCGATCGCCGCGAACGACCTTCCCTCGCGGGCGCACTCGATGTCGACCTGGCAATTGTCGGCGGCGGCTTTTCCGGCCTTTCGACAGCTTTGCACACCGCCGAGAAGGGCCTGTCGGTCGCCGTCCTCGAAGCGGAGATCATCGCCTGGGGCGCGACCGGCCGCAATGCCGGTTTCGTCGTACCGAACTTCGCCAAGATGGATCCGGTCAATGTAACAGCCCAACTCGGTCCCGAACGCGGCGAACGCCTGATCGATTTTGCCGCCGGCAGCGCCGACCTCGTCTTCGATCTCATCGAGCGGCACGGCATCGCATGCGACGCGCTGCAAAACGGATGGATACAGCCGGCGCATTCCCCTGAAGCCTTGGAGAAGGTCAAGTCGCGCGCCGACCAGTGGGCGCGACGCGGCAGGCCGGCCGTCGCGCTGAACGCCAGCGAGGTCCAAGCGCTGACGGGCGCTCGCGGCTATGCCGGCGGCTGGATGGACCGCTCAGGCGGCGTCCTCAATCCGGTCGAATATGCTGTTGGCCTCGCCGATGCGGCGGAAAAGGCCGGCGCACGGATCTTCGAGCATTCGCGGGTCATGTCGATCGATCGTGCAGCGGACGGTTGGAGACTGAAAACGGCGGGGGGATCGGTGCGCGCCGGAAAGGTGCTGATCGCCACCAATGCCTATGGCGGGCCACTCGACCCGACGCTTTCGCGAACCTATTTCCCGCTGAAGGTCTTCCAGATCGCCACCGCGCCGCTGCCCCGCGCGATACGCAGCCGGCTGCTTCCTGGCGGCCAAGGCGTCGGCGACACCAGGCGCAATCTCTTCACCTTCCGTTTCGACAGCGCGAACCGGCTGATATCAGGCGGCATGCATGTCTTCGGCGCCGGCGCCGATGCGCGGGTGCCGCAAACGATCTGGCGGCGGCTTGGCAGGCATCTCGACCTTCCAGACCTCCCGCCGCTTGAATACAGCTGGTCGGGCATGGCCGCCGTCGAACCTGATTTCCTGCCGCGCCTCGTCGATCTCGGGCCAGGACTCATCGCGGGCTTTGCCTGCAATGGACGCGGCATCGCGATGACAACGGCCATGGGCAAGGTGCTGGCGGATTGGGCCGATGGCGCGAATGCCAGTGATTTGCCGCTGCCGTTCGCGCCGCCCTCGCCGATCCCGTTCCACGGCCTGATACAGCACGCGCCAAACATGCTCCTGCCCTGGAGCATGCTGCGCGACCGGCTGGACGCGGCCTGA
- a CDS encoding transaminase, translating to MTAASRQDTHPATISDLLDREQQRFRLTHPLSAAAWEEGKRHFLYGAPSHWMRRWAGGFPVYAAEAKGAHIRDIDGHDYIDFALGDTGGMCGHAPEAVTRAAVRQLQNGTTMMLPTQDSLWVGAELHRRFGLPYWTFTTSATDANRGAIRIARMITGRDKVLVFSGCYHGGVEEAHVEIRDGRIGMRNMIHPNGVDHSAVSRVVEFNDVVALEEALSHSDVACVLTEPLMTNFGMIPVADGFHAALREITRRTGTMLIIDETHTISSGPGGYSSEHGLEPDILVAGKAIAGGIPAGIFGVSQEIAERLWAIVPMVNPRVRQSAHLGIGGTLAGNALTVATMRAVLEEVLTPANFEVMIGNASRLAEAARTIIATNGLPWHVTQIGARAEIMFMPHPPRNGAEVIASRRGDLETLLHAFYMNEGILVTPFHTMFLMCPATTSADVDRHADVFERFIGLLRAAGVV from the coding sequence GTGACGGCTGCCAGCAGACAAGACACGCATCCCGCAACAATCAGCGACCTGCTCGACCGCGAGCAGCAACGCTTCCGGCTGACGCATCCGCTTTCGGCGGCGGCCTGGGAGGAAGGCAAACGGCATTTCCTCTATGGCGCGCCATCGCACTGGATGCGCCGCTGGGCCGGCGGCTTCCCGGTCTACGCCGCCGAGGCGAAGGGCGCCCATATTCGAGACATAGACGGGCACGACTACATCGACTTCGCCCTTGGCGACACCGGCGGCATGTGCGGCCATGCGCCGGAGGCGGTGACCCGTGCTGCCGTGCGTCAGCTGCAGAACGGCACCACGATGATGCTGCCCACGCAGGACAGCCTGTGGGTCGGCGCCGAGTTGCACCGGCGTTTTGGGCTGCCCTATTGGACGTTCACCACCTCGGCGACCGACGCCAATCGTGGCGCCATTCGCATCGCCCGCATGATCACCGGCCGCGACAAGGTTCTGGTCTTCTCCGGCTGCTACCACGGCGGCGTCGAGGAGGCGCATGTCGAGATCCGCGACGGTCGCATCGGCATGCGCAACATGATCCATCCCAACGGCGTCGACCATTCCGCTGTCTCCAGGGTGGTCGAGTTCAATGACGTAGTGGCGCTCGAGGAGGCGCTTTCGCATAGCGACGTCGCCTGCGTGCTGACCGAGCCGCTGATGACGAATTTCGGCATGATCCCGGTCGCTGACGGCTTTCACGCCGCATTGCGCGAGATCACCCGCCGCACCGGCACCATGCTCATCATCGACGAGACGCACACGATCTCCAGCGGTCCCGGCGGTTATTCATCCGAGCATGGGCTGGAACCGGACATACTGGTGGCGGGCAAGGCCATCGCCGGCGGCATTCCGGCGGGCATCTTCGGCGTCTCGCAAGAGATCGCCGAGCGGTTGTGGGCGATCGTGCCGATGGTCAATCCACGCGTGCGCCAGTCGGCGCATCTCGGCATCGGCGGCACGCTGGCCGGCAACGCGCTCACCGTCGCCACCATGCGCGCGGTGCTGGAAGAGGTGCTGACGCCAGCCAATTTCGAAGTGATGATCGGCAATGCCTCGCGGCTGGCCGAGGCCGCGCGCACGATCATCGCCACCAACGGCCTGCCTTGGCACGTGACACAGATCGGCGCCCGCGCCGAAATCATGTTCATGCCGCATCCGCCGCGGAACGGCGCCGAAGTCATCGCCAGCCGGCGCGGCGATCTCGAGACGCTGCTGCATGCCTTCTACATGAACGAGGGAATTCTGGTGACGCCGTTCCACACCATGTTCCTGATGTGCCCGGCAACCACATCCGCCGACGTCGACCGCCATGCCGACGTCTTCGAACGCTTCATCGGGCTGCTCCGCGCTGCTGGGGTCGTCTGA
- a CDS encoding cytochrome P450, whose translation MSFAENITVEALEADPYPIYVELRRSAPVAFVPSVNLWFVTRWKDVEFVAKSPDIFSAVVGSSPVERSFGKPTILTTDGETHKQLRQGVDPKYRPRTVASYAGDLVRSIAEPYLDRIAKQGAAELMADYFEPVSTLSLARSLGLADIDMPTLRRWFYGLAQGAINFENDPKRQEIADAISAEVGAAILPTLERLIRKPDDCALSHMLHDGMPEGKTRPIDFLMPSIKVILLGGMQEPGHGAGSILAGLLSHPQQLRQVLDDPETFVPKAVDEGLRWVAPIGTQTRQTTTAVELGGATIPAGAPVAALVSSASRDESRFADPDRFDINRDEGNHAAFGFGHHFCSGRFFAREQMCLAVRLLLDRFPDLRLVPGKEPVFRGWEFRAPTTLHVSFGASSP comes from the coding sequence TTGAGCTTTGCCGAAAACATCACTGTCGAGGCGCTGGAAGCCGATCCGTACCCGATCTATGTCGAGCTCAGGCGTAGTGCGCCGGTCGCCTTCGTGCCCTCGGTCAATCTCTGGTTCGTCACCCGCTGGAAGGATGTCGAGTTCGTCGCGAAATCGCCCGACATCTTCTCCGCCGTCGTCGGCTCGTCACCCGTCGAGCGCTCCTTCGGCAAGCCGACGATCCTGACCACCGATGGCGAGACGCACAAGCAGCTGCGCCAGGGCGTTGACCCGAAATACCGGCCGCGCACCGTCGCCTCCTATGCCGGCGACCTCGTGCGATCGATCGCCGAGCCCTATCTCGACCGCATCGCAAAACAGGGTGCCGCTGAACTGATGGCCGACTATTTCGAACCGGTGTCGACGCTCAGCCTGGCGCGTTCGCTCGGTCTCGCCGACATCGACATGCCGACGCTGCGCCGCTGGTTCTACGGCCTTGCACAAGGCGCCATCAACTTCGAGAACGATCCGAAGCGGCAGGAGATCGCCGACGCCATCAGCGCCGAGGTCGGCGCCGCCATCCTGCCGACGCTGGAAAGGCTCATCCGCAAGCCCGACGATTGCGCGCTGTCGCACATGCTGCATGACGGCATGCCGGAAGGCAAAACTCGCCCGATCGATTTCCTGATGCCGAGTATCAAGGTCATCCTGCTCGGCGGCATGCAGGAGCCCGGACATGGCGCCGGTTCGATCCTGGCCGGCCTGCTCTCGCATCCCCAGCAATTGCGGCAAGTGCTCGACGACCCCGAGACCTTCGTTCCGAAAGCCGTCGATGAGGGTCTGCGCTGGGTGGCGCCGATCGGCACGCAGACGCGGCAGACGACAACAGCGGTCGAGCTTGGCGGCGCGACGATCCCGGCCGGCGCCCCGGTCGCCGCACTGGTCTCCTCGGCGAGCCGCGACGAGAGCCGCTTTGCCGATCCCGACCGCTTCGACATCAACCGCGACGAAGGCAACCACGCCGCCTTCGGTTTCGGCCATCATTTCTGTTCCGGCCGGTTTTTCGCGCGCGAGCAGATGTGCCTCGCGGTAAGGCTGCTGCTCGATCGATTCCCCGACCTCAGGCTGGTGCCCGGCAAGGAGCCGGTGTTCCGTGGCTGGGAGTTCCGGGCGCCAACCACATTGCATGTCAGTTTCGGAGCAAGTTCCCCATGA
- a CDS encoding aldehyde dehydrogenase: MISQNAIDTLRKAEIGARGLFIDGAQADGASGATLPVISPIDGRAFASIADGSAADIDRAVKSARKAFEKGSWSRAAPAFRKKVLTKLAELVEKHVDELAVLGVRDNGTEIGMAYKAEPLSAAGTIRYYAEAIDKVYGEIASTGENVLGLIHKEPLGVVGAIVPWNFPLMICAWKIAPALAAGNCVVVKPPEIASLTLLRLAELAAEAGLPAGVLNVVTGRGAVAGEALGLHMDVDAIAFTGSGPVGRRLLEYSARSNLKRVFLELGGKSPNIVFADAPDLKQAAIVSANGIFRNSGQVCVAGSRLLVQSSVYDRFMDELVSATTRLKVGDPLDLASDVGAVSSSQQLDKNLGFVAKATEEGARLVTGGGRILAETGGSYMAPTIFENVTQGMQLAQEEVFGPVLGIMRFGTEEEAVRLANSTVYGLASAVWTANLSTAHRMVRAINAGVVHVNTYGGADITVPLGGVKQSGFGRDKSLHALDKYTDLKTAWIALG, encoded by the coding sequence ATGATCAGTCAAAATGCCATCGACACGCTGCGCAAGGCGGAGATCGGCGCGCGCGGCCTGTTCATTGATGGCGCGCAGGCAGACGGTGCAAGCGGCGCCACTCTGCCGGTGATTTCGCCGATCGACGGCCGCGCCTTCGCCAGCATCGCCGACGGCAGTGCCGCCGATATCGACCGCGCCGTCAAATCGGCGCGCAAGGCGTTCGAGAAGGGCTCGTGGTCGCGGGCCGCCCCCGCCTTCCGCAAGAAGGTGCTGACCAAGCTCGCCGAGCTGGTCGAAAAGCATGTCGATGAACTGGCCGTGCTCGGCGTGCGCGACAACGGCACCGAGATCGGCATGGCCTACAAGGCCGAGCCGCTGTCGGCCGCAGGCACCATCCGCTACTACGCCGAGGCCATCGACAAGGTCTATGGCGAGATCGCGTCGACGGGCGAGAATGTGCTGGGACTCATCCACAAGGAGCCGCTCGGCGTCGTCGGCGCCATCGTGCCGTGGAATTTCCCGCTGATGATCTGCGCCTGGAAGATCGCACCCGCACTTGCCGCCGGCAACTGCGTGGTGGTCAAGCCGCCGGAGATCGCGTCGCTGACTCTGCTGCGGCTGGCGGAGCTGGCAGCCGAAGCCGGGCTTCCCGCTGGGGTGCTCAATGTCGTCACCGGCCGGGGCGCGGTCGCCGGCGAGGCGCTGGGCCTGCATATGGACGTCGACGCCATCGCCTTCACCGGTTCGGGGCCGGTCGGCCGGCGATTGCTCGAATACTCGGCGCGCTCCAATCTGAAGCGCGTCTTCCTCGAACTCGGCGGCAAGTCTCCCAACATCGTCTTTGCCGATGCGCCCGACCTGAAACAGGCCGCAATCGTCTCGGCCAACGGCATCTTCCGCAATTCCGGCCAGGTCTGCGTCGCCGGCTCGCGCCTGCTCGTCCAGTCGTCGGTCTATGACCGCTTCATGGACGAGCTTGTCTCGGCGACCACGCGGCTCAAGGTCGGTGACCCGCTCGATCTCGCGAGCGATGTCGGCGCGGTATCGAGTTCGCAACAACTGGACAAGAATCTTGGCTTCGTCGCCAAGGCAACCGAAGAAGGCGCAAGGCTGGTCACTGGCGGTGGACGGATCCTGGCGGAGACCGGCGGCAGCTACATGGCGCCGACGATTTTCGAGAATGTCACGCAAGGGATGCAGCTTGCGCAAGAAGAGGTGTTCGGGCCGGTGCTCGGCATCATGCGCTTCGGGACCGAAGAGGAAGCGGTGCGCCTTGCCAATTCGACCGTCTACGGGCTTGCCTCGGCGGTGTGGACCGCCAACCTTTCCACCGCGCATCGCATGGTGCGCGCCATCAATGCCGGCGTCGTCCACGTCAACACCTATGGCGGCGCCGACATCACCGTGCCGCTCGGCGGCGTCAAGCAGTCCGGCTTCGGCCGCGACAAGTCGCTGCATGCCCTGGACAAATACACCGACCTCAAGACGGCATGGATCGCGCTGGGGTAG
- a CDS encoding APC family permease, protein MTTTVEVGEVNRLRKNSLGVGAITFMVISAAAPLTAVAGGTPLGMLMGNGAGFAGTYLIVTVLLLLFAVGYVAMSRHVGNAGAFYAFAARGLGGLAGGATALIAILSYNAMQIGVMGLLGAATSGLFAGWGVNLPWWVWSFIAIAVVAVLGYRQVDLSAKILTVLVLCEYAVVLILDLTILKTGGDSGLSAAPFSWSQITSGAPAIAILFCFAAFIGFEATTIYAEEARDPKVTIPRATYFSVLLIGVFYMVTAWLMAVGAGVDKLLPALQGLQDPTTFLFGLSDRYAGTLLTHAMSILFVSSLFAGVLAFHNAVARYIYVSGREKLLPHSIGVTHSAHQSPHVASVIQSVLAAVVVGLFAVLGLDPVLALFSWLTNVATLGVIVMMAVASLAVVMYFRANPSKQENALKTTILPGLTFIAFVIIIYLIVINFGSLSGAGGFLGVFLPGLVLIAALVGLLLAGALKSRDPVAFDSLGLPLKD, encoded by the coding sequence ATGACGACAACAGTTGAAGTCGGCGAAGTGAACCGGCTGAGGAAGAACAGTCTTGGCGTCGGCGCCATCACCTTCATGGTGATTTCGGCGGCGGCTCCGCTCACGGCGGTGGCCGGCGGCACGCCGCTCGGCATGCTGATGGGCAACGGCGCGGGTTTTGCCGGCACCTATCTGATCGTGACTGTGTTGCTGCTCCTGTTCGCGGTCGGCTACGTCGCAATGTCGCGCCATGTCGGCAATGCCGGCGCCTTCTATGCTTTCGCCGCGCGCGGCCTGGGCGGCCTGGCCGGCGGCGCCACGGCGTTGATAGCCATCCTGTCCTATAATGCCATGCAGATCGGCGTCATGGGCCTGTTGGGTGCGGCGACCTCCGGGCTGTTCGCCGGCTGGGGCGTCAATCTGCCCTGGTGGGTGTGGAGTTTCATCGCCATCGCCGTCGTTGCCGTGCTCGGCTACCGACAGGTCGACCTGTCGGCCAAGATCCTGACGGTGCTGGTGCTGTGCGAATACGCGGTGGTGCTGATCCTCGACCTGACGATCCTCAAGACCGGCGGCGACAGCGGCTTGTCGGCTGCACCATTCAGTTGGAGCCAGATCACATCGGGCGCGCCCGCCATCGCCATCCTGTTCTGCTTTGCCGCGTTCATCGGCTTCGAGGCGACCACGATCTACGCCGAGGAAGCCCGTGACCCGAAGGTCACCATTCCGCGCGCGACCTACTTCTCCGTCCTGCTGATCGGCGTCTTCTACATGGTCACGGCCTGGCTGATGGCGGTCGGCGCCGGTGTCGACAAATTGCTGCCGGCGCTGCAGGGCCTGCAGGATCCGACGACCTTCCTGTTCGGCCTGTCCGACCGTTATGCCGGGACGCTGCTCACGCATGCGATGAGCATCCTGTTCGTGTCGAGCCTGTTTGCCGGCGTGCTGGCGTTCCACAATGCGGTTGCCCGCTACATCTACGTCTCGGGCCGCGAGAAGCTGCTGCCGCATTCGATCGGCGTGACGCACTCGGCGCACCAGAGCCCGCATGTCGCCTCGGTGATACAGAGCGTGCTGGCGGCCGTTGTCGTCGGCCTGTTCGCCGTGCTCGGCCTCGATCCGGTGCTGGCGCTGTTTTCCTGGCTGACCAATGTCGCGACGCTCGGCGTCATCGTCATGATGGCGGTCGCATCGCTCGCCGTGGTGATGTACTTCCGCGCCAACCCGTCGAAACAGGAGAATGCTCTGAAGACCACCATCCTGCCAGGGCTTACATTCATCGCCTTCGTCATCATCATCTATCTGATCGTGATCAATTTCGGCAGCCTTTCCGGGGCAGGCGGCTTCCTCGGCGTGTTCTTGCCGGGGCTGGTGCTGATCGCCGCGCTGGTCGGCCTGTTGCTGGCAGGCGCCTTGAAGAGCCGTGATCCTGTGGCCTTCGACAGCCTGGGCCTGCCCCTGAAGGATTGA
- a CDS encoding SDR family NAD(P)-dependent oxidoreductase, with translation MSRRVDGRKALVTGAATGMGRATAELFGRHGAKIVVFGLGGETLDVAAEASGGIAVRGDITSAADVARAIDACGGQLDIVVNAAGLMILDEPESLSDETWERSFAVNVTGAMMVCRAALPLLKQRGGSIVNIASVGAFNASGQNAAYSASKAALVSYTRSLAYAHGPDGIRANAVAPGWVRTPMSVQEMEAAAAVNGSTPDEEFAALTGRIALRRVAEPAEIASCCLFLASDDASFVTGAVLVADGGGRAPTQNRAV, from the coding sequence ATGAGCCGGCGTGTTGACGGCCGCAAGGCGCTGGTCACCGGCGCCGCCACAGGCATGGGCCGGGCGACAGCCGAACTGTTCGGGCGGCATGGCGCCAAAATCGTCGTCTTCGGCCTCGGCGGCGAAACGCTGGACGTCGCCGCGGAAGCCAGCGGCGGTATCGCCGTGCGAGGCGATATCACCAGCGCTGCCGACGTGGCGCGTGCCATCGACGCCTGCGGCGGCCAGCTCGATATCGTCGTCAACGCGGCGGGGCTGATGATCCTCGACGAACCGGAGAGCCTGAGCGACGAGACTTGGGAACGCAGCTTCGCCGTCAATGTGACCGGCGCCATGATGGTCTGCCGCGCAGCACTGCCGTTGCTGAAACAGCGGGGCGGTTCGATCGTCAACATCGCCTCGGTCGGCGCCTTCAACGCCAGCGGCCAGAACGCCGCCTATTCGGCGAGCAAGGCCGCACTCGTCTCCTACACCCGCTCGCTGGCCTATGCGCACGGGCCTGACGGCATCCGTGCCAATGCGGTGGCGCCGGGCTGGGTACGCACGCCGATGAGCGTGCAGGAGATGGAGGCGGCAGCGGCCGTCAACGGTTCGACGCCCGACGAGGAGTTTGCCGCGCTGACCGGCCGCATAGCGCTCAGGCGCGTGGCCGAGCCGGCGGAGATCGCGTCCTGCTGCCTGTTTCTCGCATCCGACGACGCTTCCTTCGTCACTGGAGCCGTGCTCGTCGCCGATGGCGGCGGCCGGGCACCGACCCAGAACAGGGCGGTTTGA